One window of the Shewanella khirikhana genome contains the following:
- a CDS encoding substrate-binding periplasmic protein, with product MRRLGLTCFALMLPLLLTSGWALADEVSPAPPQLRLLTEPLPPLSYMEQSRMTGFSVELVERLKPKVEVSADIEMLPWARAFNIASHTPNVMLFSTALRDSRRSQFDFVGPIATARIMLYKLTSDEALPTDITEASKLGSLGVYRGSPAERILKQAGVQNFEVSSYPLQSLRQLLAGRVRFWCQVDLTVGRLLTQAGTSEQALTPLAELERIELYLAFSRGTSKEMVERWQQALMAYQEEGGFAELYEYWFRLPPESDRSHILWRLTPEG from the coding sequence ATGCGCCGATTAGGCCTCACCTGCTTTGCTTTGATGTTGCCATTGCTGCTGACATCGGGTTGGGCTTTGGCCGATGAGGTATCGCCTGCACCGCCGCAACTGCGGCTACTCACCGAGCCGCTGCCGCCTTTAAGTTACATGGAGCAGTCGCGGATGACCGGTTTTTCGGTTGAGCTGGTTGAGCGGCTGAAGCCAAAGGTTGAGGTTAGCGCCGACATCGAGATGTTGCCTTGGGCGCGGGCCTTTAATATTGCCTCTCACACCCCCAATGTGATGTTGTTTTCCACTGCGCTGCGGGACAGCCGCCGCAGCCAGTTCGACTTTGTCGGCCCCATCGCCACCGCCAGAATCATGCTTTACAAGCTCACATCCGATGAAGCCCTGCCGACGGATATCACCGAGGCATCGAAACTGGGCAGCCTCGGGGTTTACCGTGGCTCACCCGCCGAGCGTATTTTAAAGCAGGCAGGGGTGCAGAATTTTGAAGTCTCAAGCTATCCCTTGCAGTCACTGCGCCAATTGCTGGCGGGCAGAGTGCGTTTCTGGTGCCAGGTTGATTTGACCGTGGGCCGGTTGCTGACGCAGGCCGGTACCAGTGAGCAGGCCTTAACCCCGCTTGCCGAGCTTGAGCGGATTGAGCTGTATCTTGCGTTTTCACGGGGCACGTCAAAGGAGATGGTGGAGCGCTGGCAGCAGGCGTTGATGGCTTATCAGGAAGAGGGCGGATTTGCCGAACTGTACGAGTATTGGTTCAGGTTGCCGCCTGAGTCTGACCGCAGCCATATTCTTTGGCGACTGACGCCAGAGGGTTAA
- the queG gene encoding tRNA epoxyqueuosine(34) reductase QueG, protein MSESLPCAADLRELASQIKIWGKTLGFAELGITDTDLSAEEPRFLDWLAKGYHGEMAYMETHGLMRARPQELHPGTIRVIAARMDYLPENAGFATNLRDPNLGYISRYAGGRDYHKLIRNRLKKLGEQIDAWLAERGFASSNFRPFVDSAPILERPLAEKAGVGWTGKHSLILNHQAGSWFFLGELLVNLPLPIDIPIAEDCNTCVACIKSCPTDAIVAPYVVDGRRCISYLTIELQGAIPEEFRPLMGNRIYGCDDCQLACPVNSGSPLSAEADFQTRQPLKLPSLLSLFAWDEATFLRETEGSAIRRIGHKRWLRNIAVALGNAPASEEVLSALNTRLMDENIDEMVAEHIHWAIARQQSGLTTESRKTARLVRAIEKGMPRDA, encoded by the coding sequence ATGTCCGAATCCCTCCCTTGTGCCGCCGATCTTCGAGAGCTTGCCAGCCAGATAAAAATCTGGGGCAAGACACTCGGCTTTGCTGAGCTTGGGATCACGGATACCGACTTATCGGCCGAAGAACCCAGATTCCTCGACTGGCTCGCCAAGGGCTACCATGGCGAGATGGCTTACATGGAAACCCATGGCCTGATGCGTGCCCGCCCGCAGGAGCTGCACCCCGGCACCATTCGGGTGATTGCCGCACGTATGGATTATCTGCCCGAAAACGCCGGTTTTGCCACTAACCTGCGCGACCCCAACCTTGGCTACATATCCCGTTACGCCGGGGGCCGTGATTATCACAAACTGATCCGCAATCGACTGAAAAAGCTTGGCGAGCAAATCGATGCCTGGCTTGCAGAACGAGGCTTTGCGTCGTCAAACTTTCGCCCCTTTGTCGACTCGGCGCCCATTTTGGAGCGGCCGTTGGCGGAAAAAGCAGGCGTTGGCTGGACCGGTAAGCACTCGCTTATTCTTAATCATCAGGCGGGCAGCTGGTTCTTTTTGGGCGAGCTGCTGGTTAACCTGCCACTGCCCATCGACATTCCCATCGCCGAGGATTGCAATACCTGCGTCGCCTGCATCAAAAGTTGCCCGACGGACGCCATAGTCGCGCCCTATGTGGTGGACGGCAGGCGTTGCATCTCCTACCTCACCATTGAGTTGCAGGGCGCCATTCCGGAAGAATTCCGCCCCTTGATGGGCAATCGCATTTACGGCTGCGATGACTGCCAGCTGGCCTGCCCGGTCAACAGTGGCTCGCCGCTGTCTGCTGAAGCCGACTTTCAAACCCGCCAGCCACTCAAGCTGCCGTCGCTGCTTAGCTTATTCGCCTGGGATGAAGCCACTTTTTTGCGCGAGACCGAGGGCAGCGCCATCCGCCGCATTGGCCATAAGAGGTGGCTTAGAAACATTGCGGTGGCACTTGGGAATGCGCCGGCAAGCGAAGAAGTGCTGAGCGCCCTGAACACACGGCTCATGGATGAAAATATCGATGAGATGGTAGCTGAGCACATTCACTGGGCTATCGCCCGTCAGCAAAGTGGCCTCACTACAGAGAGTCGCAAGACGGCGCGACTGGTGCGCGCCATCGAAAAAGGTATGCCCAGAGACGCCTAA
- a CDS encoding dodecin has protein sequence MNHVYKIVEVTGSSTLSSDDAIRNAVAAAAQSLHHLRWFEVIETRGHLEAGVIAHWQVTVKIGFTLDTP, from the coding sequence ATGAATCATGTCTACAAGATAGTTGAAGTCACAGGTTCCTCTACCCTCAGCAGCGACGATGCCATACGTAATGCAGTGGCTGCCGCGGCGCAGTCACTGCATCATTTACGTTGGTTCGAAGTGATAGAAACCCGCGGCCACCTTGAAGCGGGTGTGATAGCCCATTGGCAGGTAACGGTGAAAATCGGTTTTACCCTGGATACGCCTTAG
- the metE gene encoding 5-methyltetrahydropteroyltriglutamate--homocysteine S-methyltransferase, with protein MQLNSLGFPRIGRRRELKFALEQYWRGELSQSELLAQAKALRQTHWQWQADAGVERLPVGDFAYYDQVLTLAATLNAIPLRHRDGDKVDLDTLFRVARGRAPSGKAAAAAEMTKYFNTNYHYIVPELHADQTFSIAWTQVFDEVEEVKALGYDPKPCILGPVSFLFLSKAYGSEFDKLSLLPQLLATYAELLARFAAQGVTWVQIEEPVLALDLEESWQAAFATAYQAFTCVSVKLLLTSYYGSVAHHADTIGALPVAGLHLDLVSAPEQLEVFLPKLGQQQVLSVGLINGRNVWAADLDVIAERIAPLARDLGDRLWLATSCSLLHTPVDLDVETTLKPELKRQLAFARQKLLELRSLDTLLTVPNSAEAAAIVAECAVRRAERAQAADAAVAARLDALTSADFERQSAFAARQQQQQQRLKLPLLPTTTIGSFPQTPAIRALRSRLRKGEISTLEYDSQLKQVCRDTIDRQLKLGIDVLVHGEAERNDMVEYFGEQLDGVGFTKNGWVQSYGSRCVKPPLIYGDVSRPRPMTLEWAEYAQSLTDKPVKGMLTGPVTILHWSFAREDISRETICKQIALAIRDEVADLERSGIAIIQIDEPAFREGLPLRRADWQAYLDWAVDSFKLSAACVRDNTQIHTHMCYSEFNDTIAAIAAMDADVITIETSRSAMELLRAFEDFEYPAEIGPGVYDIHSPNTPDVEAMVALMERAAKRIPLRQLWVNPDCGLKTRTWDEVEPALRNMVDATRELRRRLG; from the coding sequence ATGCAATTAAATAGTCTTGGCTTCCCACGGATAGGACGTCGCCGTGAGCTGAAGTTCGCCCTCGAGCAATACTGGCGTGGAGAGTTGTCCCAGAGTGAGCTGCTGGCACAGGCCAAGGCTCTGCGGCAAACCCACTGGCAGTGGCAGGCTGATGCTGGGGTAGAACGTTTGCCGGTGGGGGATTTTGCCTATTACGATCAGGTGCTGACCCTGGCGGCGACCTTAAATGCTATTCCTTTGCGACACCGTGATGGCGATAAGGTGGATCTGGATACCCTGTTCAGGGTTGCCCGTGGCCGTGCACCAAGTGGCAAAGCCGCTGCGGCGGCGGAAATGACCAAGTATTTCAATACCAATTACCACTACATAGTGCCCGAGCTTCACGCCGACCAAACCTTTTCCATCGCCTGGACTCAGGTATTTGATGAGGTTGAGGAGGTCAAAGCGCTGGGCTACGACCCCAAACCCTGCATTCTGGGCCCCGTGTCTTTCCTGTTTTTGTCGAAAGCCTATGGCAGTGAGTTTGATAAATTAAGCCTGTTGCCTCAGCTGCTGGCTACCTATGCTGAGCTGCTGGCGCGTTTTGCCGCTCAGGGCGTGACCTGGGTACAAATTGAAGAGCCTGTGCTGGCGCTGGATCTGGAGGAAAGCTGGCAGGCAGCCTTTGCCACGGCGTACCAGGCTTTTACCTGTGTGTCGGTTAAACTGCTGCTGACCAGCTACTACGGCTCAGTGGCCCATCATGCCGACACCATCGGTGCGCTGCCGGTGGCGGGGCTGCATCTGGATCTGGTGTCTGCGCCGGAGCAGCTTGAGGTCTTTTTGCCCAAGCTTGGACAGCAACAGGTGCTGAGTGTGGGGCTTATCAATGGCCGCAACGTGTGGGCCGCCGATCTTGATGTGATTGCCGAGCGTATTGCCCCGCTTGCCAGAGATCTTGGCGATCGCCTGTGGCTGGCAACTTCCTGCTCGCTGCTGCACACACCGGTTGATCTCGATGTGGAAACCACCCTTAAGCCCGAACTTAAGCGTCAGCTCGCCTTTGCCAGGCAAAAGCTGTTGGAGCTGAGAAGTCTCGATACCCTGCTGACCGTCCCCAATAGCGCTGAGGCTGCGGCGATTGTCGCCGAATGTGCGGTGCGCCGCGCCGAGCGCGCCCAGGCCGCCGATGCCGCGGTGGCCGCCAGGCTGGATGCACTCACCAGCGCCGATTTTGAGCGTCAAAGTGCGTTTGCTGCCCGTCAGCAACAGCAGCAACAGCGGCTTAAGCTGCCACTTTTGCCAACCACTACCATTGGTTCTTTCCCGCAGACCCCGGCCATTCGCGCCCTGAGAAGCCGTTTGCGCAAAGGTGAAATCAGCACCCTTGAGTACGATAGCCAACTCAAGCAGGTGTGCCGCGATACCATCGACCGTCAGCTGAAACTCGGTATCGATGTGCTGGTGCACGGCGAAGCTGAGCGCAACGACATGGTGGAATACTTTGGTGAGCAGCTCGACGGTGTTGGCTTTACCAAAAACGGCTGGGTGCAAAGCTACGGCAGCCGCTGCGTAAAACCGCCGTTGATTTACGGCGATGTATCGCGACCCAGGCCGATGACACTCGAGTGGGCCGAGTACGCCCAGAGCCTGACAGACAAGCCGGTGAAAGGCATGCTGACCGGACCTGTGACCATTCTGCATTGGTCGTTTGCCAGGGAAGATATCAGCCGCGAGACTATCTGTAAGCAGATTGCACTGGCGATCCGCGATGAAGTGGCGGATCTGGAGCGCTCGGGTATTGCCATCATTCAGATTGACGAGCCGGCCTTCCGCGAAGGGTTGCCACTGCGCCGCGCTGACTGGCAGGCGTATCTCGACTGGGCGGTGGACTCCTTCAAACTGAGTGCTGCCTGCGTGCGGGATAACACCCAAATCCACACTCACATGTGCTACAGCGAGTTTAACGACACCATAGCAGCCATTGCCGCCATGGATGCTGATGTGATCACCATCGAAACCAGCCGCTCGGCCATGGAACTGCTGCGCGCCTTCGAAGACTTTGAATATCCAGCCGAAATTGGCCCGGGTGTGTACGACATCCACTCGCCCAATACACCGGATGTTGAGGCCATGGTGGCGCTGATGGAAAGGGCAGCCAAGCGCATTCCGCTGCGGCAGCTTTGGGTTAACCCGGACTGCGGCCTTAAAACCCGTACCTGGGATGAGGTGGAGCCGGCGCTGCGTAATATGGTGGATGCCACCCGCGAGCTGCGTCGCCGCCTGGGCTGA
- a CDS encoding LysR family transcriptional regulator produces MIELRHLRTLMALKESGSLAAAAKKRFVTQSALSHQIKELETRINSPVFVRKSKPLSFTQEGARLLNLAEEILPRVMETESVLKKGLESDANLIRVGIECHSCFRWLMPVMEAFRAEFPDSDLDLSSRHLFDSLNALESGELDIVLTSDPVPGHQLAYQHLFDFEVRLAVANEHPLASKPQVLPRDLEGLPIISYPVPLERLDLFRLFLEPAGVTPGVQKTCDLTSVLLQRIACQDGIAALPSWSISEAQGLSLTSVRLGAEGLKRPLFGAYRRGSANSSQLQRYLELVAAEGIARQPR; encoded by the coding sequence ATGATAGAGCTAAGACACCTTCGCACCCTGATGGCACTGAAAGAGAGTGGCAGCCTCGCGGCCGCGGCCAAAAAACGCTTTGTCACCCAGTCTGCCTTGTCTCATCAGATCAAAGAGCTGGAAACCCGCATCAACTCGCCTGTGTTTGTGAGAAAAAGTAAACCCCTGTCCTTTACCCAGGAAGGTGCCAGATTGCTGAATCTGGCCGAAGAAATTCTGCCGCGGGTGATGGAAACCGAATCTGTACTGAAAAAGGGGCTGGAGAGTGATGCCAACCTTATTCGGGTTGGGATTGAGTGCCACAGCTGCTTTCGCTGGTTGATGCCTGTGATGGAAGCCTTCCGGGCAGAGTTTCCTGACTCAGATCTGGATCTCTCCAGTCGTCACCTGTTCGACTCCCTCAACGCGCTGGAATCCGGCGAGCTGGACATAGTGCTGACGTCCGATCCTGTGCCCGGCCACCAACTGGCTTATCAGCATCTGTTTGATTTTGAAGTGCGTCTGGCTGTTGCCAACGAACATCCGTTGGCCAGCAAACCACAGGTGCTGCCACGGGATCTGGAAGGACTGCCGATTATCAGCTATCCGGTACCATTGGAGCGCCTGGACTTGTTCAGGCTGTTTCTGGAGCCTGCTGGCGTTACCCCAGGGGTGCAGAAAACCTGCGACCTCACCTCGGTACTGCTGCAACGCATCGCCTGCCAGGATGGTATTGCCGCCCTGCCAAGCTGGTCCATCAGCGAAGCCCAGGGACTCAGCCTGACCAGCGTGCGTCTCGGCGCTGAGGGCTTAAAACGCCCCCTGTTTGGCGCCTACCGCCGTGGCAGTGCCAACTCAAGTCAGCTGCAACGTTATCTGGAACTGGTTGCCGCCGAAGGCATTGCCCGTCAGCCGCGATAA
- a CDS encoding HDOD domain-containing protein, which yields MTELEHQVFSQIRAIIANEEQVIGRRGILIPLKKAIIADGDVRNVVDIVSSDPALAAHLLWRSTTAHAGGVANNSKNRSLKDALIRLGQVNIYRYAFSFYLKERLDELPQPYKKLVQGYWRLTESIAASAVDSLKDVGSHIDPDEVQTLALFSVFGQIIALTAFAYLNAESEESFPLSIIKQIIDTQQQTLTLEAFDSLGLDEELKEEFMIAHNLRQTRNPNSAGLVLRRVLSMRGLLLNPL from the coding sequence ATGACTGAGCTTGAGCATCAGGTTTTTTCTCAAATCAGGGCGATCATTGCCAATGAAGAACAGGTCATTGGTCGTCGCGGGATCCTTATCCCGCTGAAAAAGGCCATCATCGCAGACGGTGATGTGCGTAATGTGGTGGACATAGTGTCCAGCGATCCCGCGTTGGCGGCACATTTGTTGTGGCGCTCAACCACTGCCCATGCCGGTGGTGTGGCCAATAACAGCAAAAACCGCAGCCTCAAGGATGCGCTTATTCGCTTGGGTCAGGTCAACATTTACCGCTATGCCTTCAGTTTTTACCTCAAAGAGCGCCTCGATGAGCTGCCCCAGCCGTACAAAAAGTTGGTGCAGGGCTACTGGCGTCTGACCGAAAGCATTGCCGCCTCTGCCGTCGACAGCTTAAAGGATGTCGGCAGCCATATAGACCCGGATGAAGTGCAAACCCTGGCGCTGTTCAGCGTGTTCGGCCAAATCATTGCGCTGACTGCATTTGCCTATCTCAATGCTGAGTCGGAAGAGTCGTTCCCGCTCAGCATCATCAAGCAAATCATAGATACCCAACAGCAGACGCTGACGCTGGAAGCCTTTGATTCACTGGGGCTGGATGAGGAGCTTAAAGAAGAGTTTATGATTGCTCACAATCTGCGTCAGACCCGTAACCCCAACTCAGCCGGTCTGGTGCTGCGCCGGGTGTTGTCGATGCGTGGGTTGCTGCTGAATCCACTGTAA
- a CDS encoding GDSL-type esterase/lipase family protein, producing MRLRYCLAIILMLSACGGPRLPYLGENARLLAFGDSLTVGVGAPDDGDYPAHLARLCDCEVINGGISGETTAEGLARFAEVLEESHPDMVILLEGGNDILRNLDKVALKANLAAMIREAQGRQIPVLLVAVPDRQLFLSPPALYAELADEYSLPLLENTLSKLLADSAMKSDTVHLNDAGYRVLADDIYRLASQSGAF from the coding sequence GTGCGACTGAGATATTGTTTGGCCATCATATTGATGCTGAGCGCCTGTGGCGGTCCGCGTTTGCCTTATTTGGGTGAGAATGCCCGGCTGCTGGCCTTTGGCGACAGTCTCACCGTAGGTGTTGGCGCCCCGGATGACGGCGATTATCCGGCGCACCTGGCCCGTCTGTGTGACTGTGAAGTCATCAATGGCGGGATCTCCGGTGAAACCACCGCCGAAGGGCTTGCCCGTTTTGCCGAGGTGCTGGAAGAATCCCATCCCGATATGGTGATCTTACTCGAAGGTGGTAATGATATTCTCAGAAACCTCGACAAGGTCGCCCTCAAAGCCAATTTGGCGGCTATGATTAGGGAAGCTCAGGGCAGGCAAATTCCGGTGCTGTTGGTGGCCGTACCCGACAGGCAATTGTTTTTATCGCCACCGGCCCTTTATGCCGAACTTGCCGATGAGTATTCGTTGCCGCTGCTGGAAAACACCCTGTCCAAGCTCCTGGCTGACAGCGCCATGAAATCGGACACTGTTCATTTAAATGACGCTGGTTACCGGGTTTTGGCCGACGATATTTACCGTTTGGCGAGCCAAAGTGGTGCCTTTTGA
- a CDS encoding TonB-dependent receptor, with the protein MGTKPSFIALTVGALLAPAAFAGSSADVATLDAANAKTVADEHLVVIGRQLDTPLNIAANVAVITAEEIALSGATDLAGVLRGQSGIQVSDNGVGPVFAMRGFAAGQAANNTLILVDGRRLNNIDIAAPSLSAVSVSQIERIEILSGSAGVLYGDQAVGGVINIITKRPEGQSGGASIGGGSFNSLNASADFATEIGAGWHAFFGGHFDKSDNYRDHAKSETGSLLGRLEYRGDTNQFFAETSYFDNDRLLAGSLNEAQLNDNPRQANEYNATDYQHEITKAVRSGYQHQLNGNWALGADVDYSDTRVNYISWGGQGTTERSLLAFSPKAIGKYQTRAGELKLITGFDLSRGESEFESAYMSRGNTQKLWAGFVQASVPLTEHFSYVVGGRYAEVTDDIRDGNTFPNGGELDNDAHALELGVNYRPSDASRFYLRAEDNFRFAKVDEQAYTSQGSLRPQTGRSYEAGWDYLGNAQALRLSLYRLSLEDEIVFDPSAETPTGGFFQGSNVNADESRRYGAMLDWDWQISDVVKVGLDYQYTDAEFTKGPNDGKALSWVARHSGRAFAGVNLAEHWQLYLDASYTGSRFVEGDNANAGNQLDAFWLANAALNFNIDAINASLRVDNLFDEQYAASGYYSEWGNGYYPGEGRKISLTLGVRY; encoded by the coding sequence ATGGGAACCAAACCTTCTTTTATCGCACTGACTGTGGGCGCTTTGCTTGCTCCTGCTGCTTTTGCCGGGTCCTCTGCCGATGTGGCAACCCTTGATGCTGCCAACGCCAAAACCGTTGCCGACGAACACCTGGTGGTGATTGGTCGCCAGCTCGACACCCCGCTGAATATTGCCGCTAATGTGGCAGTGATTACCGCTGAAGAGATAGCCCTCAGTGGTGCCACCGACCTTGCTGGCGTGCTGCGCGGTCAAAGTGGCATTCAGGTGAGTGATAACGGGGTAGGCCCCGTGTTCGCCATGCGAGGCTTCGCTGCCGGCCAGGCCGCCAACAACACCTTGATTCTGGTCGATGGCCGTCGTCTGAATAACATCGATATCGCTGCGCCGAGTTTGTCGGCGGTTTCTGTCAGCCAGATTGAACGAATTGAGATCCTCTCCGGCAGCGCCGGTGTGCTCTACGGCGACCAGGCCGTTGGCGGGGTGATTAACATCATCACCAAGCGTCCGGAAGGTCAGAGCGGCGGCGCCAGCATTGGTGGCGGCAGTTTTAACAGCCTCAATGCCTCGGCCGATTTTGCCACCGAAATCGGTGCCGGCTGGCATGCCTTCTTTGGTGGCCATTTCGATAAGAGCGATAACTACCGCGATCACGCCAAGAGCGAGACCGGCAGCCTGCTGGGCCGCCTTGAGTACCGTGGTGATACCAATCAGTTTTTTGCTGAAACCTCGTATTTCGACAACGACAGACTGCTGGCAGGCTCGCTGAATGAAGCGCAGCTAAACGACAATCCGCGCCAGGCCAATGAATACAATGCCACTGATTATCAGCATGAAATCACCAAAGCGGTCCGCAGTGGTTATCAGCATCAGTTGAACGGGAACTGGGCCCTGGGCGCCGATGTGGATTACAGCGACACCCGGGTGAACTACATCAGCTGGGGTGGTCAGGGCACCACAGAGCGCTCACTGCTGGCATTCTCGCCCAAGGCCATCGGTAAATATCAGACCCGTGCCGGAGAGCTGAAGCTTATCACCGGCTTTGACCTGTCCCGCGGCGAGTCGGAATTTGAATCTGCTTACATGAGCCGGGGCAACACCCAAAAGCTGTGGGCGGGTTTTGTGCAGGCCAGCGTGCCGCTGACCGAGCATTTCAGCTATGTGGTGGGTGGCCGTTACGCCGAAGTGACCGATGACATTCGTGATGGCAATACCTTCCCCAATGGCGGCGAGCTTGACAACGATGCCCACGCGCTGGAGCTTGGCGTCAATTATCGCCCTTCCGATGCAAGCCGCTTTTATCTGCGTGCAGAAGACAACTTCCGCTTTGCCAAAGTCGATGAACAGGCCTACACCTCCCAGGGCAGCTTAAGACCCCAAACCGGCCGCAGCTATGAAGCGGGCTGGGATTATCTGGGCAACGCCCAGGCGCTGCGTCTGAGCCTGTATCGCCTGTCGCTGGAAGATGAAATCGTATTTGACCCCAGCGCCGAAACCCCAACCGGCGGTTTCTTCCAGGGCTCCAACGTCAACGCCGATGAGTCGCGCCGCTATGGCGCCATGCTGGATTGGGACTGGCAAATCAGCGATGTCGTTAAAGTGGGGCTGGACTACCAGTACACTGATGCCGAATTTACCAAAGGCCCCAACGACGGCAAGGCGCTGTCCTGGGTGGCCAGACACAGCGGCCGCGCCTTTGCAGGTGTGAACCTTGCAGAGCACTGGCAGCTGTATCTGGACGCCAGCTACACCGGCAGTCGTTTTGTTGAGGGTGACAATGCCAACGCGGGCAACCAGTTGGATGCATTCTGGCTTGCCAATGCGGCACTGAACTTCAACATCGACGCTATCAATGCCAGTCTGCGGGTGGATAACCTGTTCGATGAGCAATACGCCGCCTCTGGCTATTACAGCGAGTGGGGCAATGGCTACTATCCCGGTGAAGGCCGCAAGATCAGTCTGACACTGGGCGTGCGCTACTGA
- a CDS encoding DUF805 domain-containing protein, translating into MEYFIGALKKYADFTGRARRKEYWMFVLFYLIFYVVTIGIDVALGTTFIAAIFSLGLLLPSLAIGARRLHDTGRSGWWQLIGFIPLIGAIVLIVFWCQDSQDENDYGANPKALA; encoded by the coding sequence ATGGAATACTTTATTGGTGCACTGAAAAAGTACGCTGATTTCACAGGTCGCGCCCGTCGCAAAGAATACTGGATGTTCGTCCTGTTCTACTTGATTTTTTATGTTGTGACCATTGGCATTGATGTGGCTTTGGGCACGACATTTATCGCCGCAATTTTCTCGCTTGGTTTGTTGCTACCTTCGCTGGCCATCGGTGCCCGCCGTCTGCACGACACGGGTCGTAGCGGTTGGTGGCAGTTAATCGGGTTTATCCCATTGATTGGCGCTATCGTACTGATAGTTTTCTGGTGCCAGGACAGCCAGGACGAAAACGATTACGGTGCCAACCCTAAGGCGTTGGCCTGA
- the azu gene encoding azurin, with amino-acid sequence MRHFTLALLLGSSTLAAPAFASDCELSISANDAMQFSAQELTVPASCKQVTLTLTHTGTLPKTAMGHNWVLTKAADVQAVATDGMAAGPDAAYIKADDTRVLAHTALVGGGESTSVSFSLEGLAPAEAYRFFCSFPGHWAIMQGSFVITP; translated from the coding sequence ATGCGACACTTCACTCTGGCTTTGCTGCTTGGCAGCAGCACCCTGGCAGCACCGGCTTTTGCCTCCGACTGCGAACTCAGCATCAGCGCCAACGACGCCATGCAATTCAGTGCACAGGAGCTGACGGTTCCGGCCAGCTGCAAACAAGTCACTCTGACCCTGACCCACACAGGTACCCTGCCCAAAACAGCCATGGGCCATAACTGGGTGCTAACCAAAGCTGCCGATGTACAGGCGGTCGCTACCGACGGCATGGCAGCTGGCCCCGACGCGGCTTACATCAAGGCCGATGATACCCGGGTGCTGGCTCACACGGCATTGGTGGGCGGCGGCGAGTCCACTTCTGTCAGTTTCAGCCTGGAAGGCCTGGCGCCCGCTGAGGCCTACCGCTTCTTCTGCTCTTTCCCCGGCCACTGGGCCATCATGCAGGGCAGTTTCGTCATCACTCCCTGA